One genomic region from Sphingobacterium multivorum encodes:
- a CDS encoding DUF4838 domain-containing protein has protein sequence MMWKFMLGLLSLVTIVQGKERLVLVENGKTDYVIQADANDPVVQKAATVISTFTKESTGVDFAIQSKVDGTHAIILERSPITNASPEDSYSIEAVGKNIYIKGSGKGVLFAAYRYVRDVIGGRKWYTGKENTDVPKCTALYVDADLKIFSKPNFQFREVYFPVELDQEYMDWYGLHNLEDRWGDWGHTFSKILPPSIYFKDHPEYYALYDGKRQPIQLCLSNEEVFNHTVAYFKKRMLENPTAIYWSIAANDDIGSCTCDLCQAIDKREGGAQGSLIHFVNRVAGKFPDKKFTTLAYLESANAPAHLRVADNVSVILSNIDAFRKNDISSEYSAATFRRQLGAWKSKAKHVFVWDYLTQFTNYLAPFPIQGTMQKSMQYLKGQGVEGVFLQGGGATYSDMAELNAYILANLAWDTDGRSEEQLTDEFIEGYYGKAAPFIKKYLDLRRNHLPGASSALSIYGNPIDNRKDFLSPEVMDQYSTLLEKAEIASEGNPLLESRIRRVGLGLDYTYLQQARFYGPHQHGIFEQDGEHWVVRPNVSRKVTQFIKDAKRLGVIELAEGGASPDAYAKEWSEIFNAGVRTNKASQASIKLKNPFDPSFPANGLETLSDSVPGYMDYSYNWLLWNGEPMDITFDFEQEKHIDTIELNFLKDARHWIFSPKEVRISVSQNGEDFQDVLLRKLESQEEDFTVEKVRYRALINDRVKVIRVYAEPLAKLPEWRYHPKRNALIACDEIWIN, from the coding sequence ATGATGTGGAAGTTTATGTTAGGTCTATTGTCTTTGGTAACGATAGTTCAGGGTAAGGAAAGATTGGTATTGGTGGAGAACGGGAAAACGGATTATGTCATTCAGGCGGATGCAAATGATCCTGTTGTGCAAAAAGCTGCTACGGTGATAAGCACTTTTACAAAAGAAAGCACAGGTGTAGATTTTGCAATACAATCTAAAGTTGATGGTACACATGCCATTATTTTGGAAAGAAGCCCAATAACGAATGCTTCTCCTGAAGACAGTTATTCGATTGAAGCTGTCGGAAAAAATATTTACATCAAGGGAAGTGGTAAAGGCGTATTATTTGCGGCGTACCGTTATGTCAGGGATGTTATTGGTGGGCGAAAGTGGTATACAGGTAAAGAAAATACCGATGTTCCAAAGTGTACTGCGTTATATGTGGATGCCGATTTAAAAATCTTTTCAAAGCCTAATTTTCAGTTTAGAGAAGTTTATTTCCCTGTGGAATTGGATCAGGAGTACATGGACTGGTATGGCCTACATAATTTGGAAGATAGATGGGGTGACTGGGGCCATACCTTCAGTAAAATATTGCCACCATCGATTTACTTTAAAGATCATCCGGAATATTACGCGCTGTATGATGGGAAGCGTCAACCGATTCAGCTCTGTCTTTCCAATGAAGAAGTTTTTAATCATACAGTCGCTTACTTTAAGAAAAGGATGCTTGAAAATCCAACGGCTATCTATTGGTCCATAGCAGCCAATGACGACATTGGAAGCTGTACTTGCGATCTTTGCCAAGCCATTGATAAGCGCGAAGGAGGAGCACAGGGCTCCTTGATTCACTTTGTGAATAGGGTGGCGGGAAAATTTCCAGACAAGAAATTTACGACACTGGCGTATCTCGAATCGGCTAATGCTCCAGCGCATCTTCGCGTCGCAGATAATGTTTCGGTTATATTAAGTAATATCGATGCTTTTCGGAAAAATGATATCAGTAGTGAATATTCTGCAGCAACTTTCCGTAGACAATTGGGCGCTTGGAAATCGAAAGCGAAGCATGTGTTTGTATGGGATTATTTGACTCAGTTTACCAATTATCTTGCCCCATTCCCCATTCAAGGAACGATGCAGAAAAGCATGCAGTATTTGAAAGGACAAGGGGTAGAAGGGGTATTCTTACAAGGTGGCGGAGCGACCTATAGTGATATGGCGGAGTTAAATGCTTATATTTTGGCTAACCTTGCCTGGGATACAGATGGTCGTTCAGAAGAGCAATTGACAGATGAATTTATTGAGGGATATTATGGTAAGGCAGCGCCATTTATTAAAAAATATCTCGATCTGCGAAGAAATCACTTGCCTGGAGCTTCCTCCGCTTTGTCGATTTATGGAAATCCAATTGATAATAGAAAGGATTTTTTGAGTCCCGAAGTTATGGATCAATACAGTACATTGTTAGAAAAAGCTGAAATTGCAAGTGAAGGAAATCCTTTATTAGAATCGCGTATTAGACGTGTCGGTTTAGGCTTGGATTACACCTACTTGCAACAAGCACGGTTCTATGGTCCTCATCAGCATGGTATCTTTGAGCAAGACGGCGAACATTGGGTTGTGAGGCCTAATGTAAGCCGTAAAGTGACTCAATTTATTAAAGACGCCAAAAGGCTAGGGGTAATAGAACTTGCCGAAGGGGGGGCGTCACCTGATGCTTATGCAAAAGAATGGAGCGAAATATTCAATGCTGGAGTCAGAACGAACAAAGCTTCACAAGCAAGTATAAAACTGAAAAATCCATTCGATCCTTCCTTCCCTGCCAATGGTCTGGAAACCCTCTCCGATAGTGTCCCAGGATACATGGATTATAGCTACAACTGGTTGCTATGGAATGGGGAGCCGATGGATATTACGTTTGATTTTGAACAGGAAAAACACATCGATACGATAGAGCTTAATTTTCTAAAGGATGCCCGACATTGGATATTTTCACCAAAGGAAGTCCGCATTTCGGTATCCCAAAATGGAGAAGATTTTCAAGATGTGCTGCTGAGGAAACTTGAATCCCAGGAGGAAGATTTTACAGTGGAGAAGGTTCGCTATCGAGCTTTGATAAACGACCGTGTTAAGGTCATCCGAGTCTATGCTGAACCCTTAGCAAAATTACCTGAATGGAGGTATCATCCGAAACGGAACGCGCTTATAGCCTGTGATGAAATATGGATAAACTGA
- a CDS encoding YaiO family outer membrane beta-barrel protein, which translates to MKKLILSALIFCLLFLSQVVHAQVNWQNKTYDVDSLVPKAAGYLRAGRVGESIALSQTVLSKYPKYTDFRYILGLSYQKMGRADWAIPYFEAVVSSEPSYRDAYLSLAALYESSNQPEKATITWQSARKRFPMDAEIIRLYSEFEHRKLTRDRDACIDIWYKRGRNFVEKGDVFQALAYSDSIQHADPADNRFLYLRSSAFMTNREYGKAKTDFETLWSRGDSSIFVTEQLANIAALNKDYSTALGYMNQLVTKMPENLQYQHLTKVYRENMPYKFYIGANHMQSSQDRPNGHFFISGLEYGQRLGEKNTLIGQFNYGNRRGEKGYQVGLDAWLNYSKNIYAYHQIAWADGSVFPTWRASYSLYREAGLWLFDFGGRYVRANDNTNNYGLVASAGRYFGPTFVYLRGFLLRDEQRWNQAYSLAIRHYYNSEKRDSYVTLIGNVGTSPDDPSRYQFLNNRFNFLSRSINAGWQHRIDAWGFTLMGGWSYYKVAENRFMNQYDLNLSLRRYF; encoded by the coding sequence ATGAAAAAATTAATCCTATCTGCGCTAATTTTTTGTTTGCTATTTTTGTCGCAAGTTGTACATGCGCAGGTTAACTGGCAAAATAAAACATACGACGTTGACAGCTTGGTTCCAAAAGCCGCTGGCTACCTGCGAGCAGGAAGAGTGGGGGAATCCATTGCATTGAGCCAAACCGTATTATCAAAATATCCTAAATACACGGATTTTAGGTATATCTTGGGATTGAGCTATCAGAAGATGGGGCGAGCCGACTGGGCGATTCCCTATTTTGAAGCAGTGGTTTCGAGCGAGCCCAGCTACAGAGATGCGTATCTTTCATTAGCTGCACTATATGAGTCTTCTAATCAGCCTGAAAAAGCAACGATTACCTGGCAATCCGCACGTAAACGGTTTCCGATGGACGCTGAAATCATCAGGTTGTATAGCGAATTTGAACATCGGAAGTTAACACGTGACCGTGATGCGTGCATCGATATCTGGTATAAAAGGGGACGGAATTTCGTCGAAAAGGGAGATGTATTTCAAGCATTGGCTTATTCGGACAGTATACAACACGCTGATCCTGCAGACAATCGTTTCTTATACCTGCGATCAAGTGCTTTTATGACGAATAGAGAATATGGGAAAGCGAAGACTGATTTCGAAACTTTATGGAGCAGAGGTGACAGTTCGATTTTTGTTACCGAACAATTAGCAAACATTGCCGCACTAAACAAAGACTATTCAACGGCATTGGGTTATATGAATCAGCTGGTAACGAAGATGCCAGAAAATTTACAATATCAGCATTTGACCAAAGTTTACCGCGAGAATATGCCTTATAAGTTTTATATTGGAGCAAATCATATGCAAAGTTCGCAAGATCGGCCAAATGGACATTTCTTTATTTCAGGTCTGGAATATGGCCAAAGATTAGGGGAGAAAAATACGCTTATCGGACAGTTTAATTACGGGAATAGACGTGGTGAGAAAGGTTATCAGGTCGGTTTGGATGCTTGGCTTAACTACAGTAAAAATATATATGCCTATCATCAGATAGCTTGGGCTGATGGTAGTGTTTTTCCAACATGGCGCGCATCTTATAGCCTATATCGGGAAGCGGGATTGTGGCTCTTCGATTTCGGAGGAAGGTATGTTCGTGCAAATGACAATACAAATAATTACGGGCTTGTCGCTTCTGCAGGCCGATATTTTGGGCCAACTTTTGTCTATTTAAGGGGATTTTTGTTACGTGATGAACAGCGATGGAACCAAGCCTACTCCCTCGCGATCCGACATTATTATAACAGTGAAAAACGGGATTCCTATGTCACACTAATCGGTAATGTAGGGACTTCGCCAGATGATCCATCGCGTTATCAATTCCTAAACAACCGTTTCAATTTTTTATCCCGATCAATTAATGCAGGCTGGCAACATCGCATAGATGCTTGGGGTTTTACGCTCATGGGCGGATGGAGCTATTACAAAGTTGCTGAAAATAGATTTATGAACCAGTATGATCTAAATCTATCATTAAGGAGATATTTTTAA
- a CDS encoding glycosyltransferase family 2 protein — MKHFIFSIEFVFGFYCLLLLIVYVMLFRMSSISIRKNLRKRNSRRVQTLMESEIAPGVSIVAPAYNESVTIVNNVRSLMTLFYSRYEVVIVNDGSKDDTLEKLIKEFDLVQVDFLVDYLVPCKEIKAIYKSRDISHKRLTIVDKINGGSKADAVNAGINVASFPYILNTDVDCVLANDTLVQLIEAVLDSKERVIAVGATLRMSNSSYVDSGMLVEAALPKPILARFQEMEYIRSYLLGKMGWNYLNCIPNVSGGLGLFDKEILIAAGGYDSNSLGEDMEMVTRMCMTMCDNNQKYEVKYIPQTLCWTEGPDSLKMLTRQRVRWARGLMQIMRTHRKAFFNPKYKRFGLIVFPYNAIFEFFAPIMEILGIFFYIYLILTHGINWPMAILLLIFVYMFSVFLTSFSILLDNYVYKYYKRRKDIIRLCLTAFIEPFVYHPIIVYSSIKGYVQELFGKKHAWGEMTRKGTLTPLPSDHIKK, encoded by the coding sequence ATGAAACATTTTATATTTTCAATAGAATTTGTTTTCGGATTTTATTGTCTCTTGCTGTTGATTGTATACGTCATGTTGTTTCGGATGTCATCCATATCGATCCGGAAGAATCTTCGGAAGAGAAATTCCCGACGTGTGCAGACATTAATGGAGTCTGAAATTGCTCCCGGGGTAAGTATTGTCGCACCAGCATATAATGAATCGGTTACAATCGTGAACAATGTACGTTCGCTGATGACACTGTTTTACTCCAGATACGAGGTCGTTATTGTGAATGATGGCAGTAAAGATGATACATTGGAGAAGCTCATTAAAGAGTTTGATCTGGTCCAGGTAGACTTTTTGGTTGACTATTTGGTGCCATGTAAGGAGATTAAAGCAATCTACAAATCCAGGGACATCTCTCATAAACGACTAACGATCGTTGATAAAATAAACGGGGGCAGTAAGGCCGATGCGGTAAATGCTGGAATTAATGTAGCTTCCTTTCCTTATATTTTAAATACCGATGTGGATTGTGTGCTCGCCAATGACACCCTGGTTCAATTAATCGAAGCTGTACTGGATTCGAAGGAACGTGTAATCGCTGTGGGCGCAACACTACGGATGTCAAACTCCAGTTATGTGGATTCCGGTATGTTGGTGGAAGCTGCATTACCCAAACCCATATTGGCCCGTTTTCAGGAAATGGAATACATTCGATCATACCTGTTGGGTAAAATGGGCTGGAATTACCTTAACTGTATTCCCAATGTTTCTGGGGGATTGGGATTGTTTGATAAAGAGATTCTCATTGCTGCGGGCGGATATGATTCTAATTCCTTGGGCGAGGATATGGAGATGGTAACCAGAATGTGTATGACCATGTGTGACAATAACCAAAAATACGAGGTCAAGTATATTCCGCAGACGCTCTGTTGGACTGAGGGGCCTGACAGCCTCAAGATGTTAACGCGTCAACGTGTACGCTGGGCGCGGGGTTTGATGCAAATTATGCGCACACATCGTAAGGCCTTTTTTAATCCAAAGTACAAAAGGTTTGGACTCATCGTTTTTCCATACAATGCCATTTTCGAATTTTTTGCCCCTATTATGGAGATTTTAGGTATTTTCTTTTATATCTACCTCATCCTAACACATGGCATTAATTGGCCAATGGCTATTCTTTTATTGATCTTCGTCTATATGTTTTCGGTCTTTCTGACAAGTTTTTCCATTTTACTGGACAATTATGTCTATAAATATTACAAACGGCGAAAAGATATTATAAGGTTATGCCTCACCGCATTTATAGAACCATTTGTATATCATCCCATTATCGTTTATAGCTCGATTAAGGGCTATGTCCAAGAACTTTTTGGGAAAAAGCATGCCTGGGGGGAAATGACGCGAAAAGGCACCTTAACTCCTTTGCCCTCTGATCACATTAAAAAGTAG
- a CDS encoding HEAT repeat domain-containing protein has protein sequence MLSKIEHTIHSIRSFFEGEGWPILVTIALVLSFLFWVSCLVGIAIFYYRDYRYRLYHAKIYPVLRDFIYEHILIDNRNSHYPVDKLALDLHKPIIQKVVRQILHEYIFTIGGEKGKNMRSLFNELGFDREAQYEIRHESHHVAATVRSLADLALMKVEIQDAVLTQLMSSPRIEIRVAAFKYLLQVRGEISFDQVFSGIAGITDLDALDIYQTIVSTDYVGSYVFSQWLDGAQSFSINSLMMDLMVYYQQLDEEKLWQLIVSAQDAKTLHKAINSLGKLLARDSESRLVDFYTIEQPLNVKIEIVKALGRLGQGKSIELLENIFNDKSTVLALRKHAYRSLLAQKPYSASSLRKIETAENLDDYKLIRYVSHPMVHYI, from the coding sequence ATGCTTAGTAAAATAGAACATACGATTCATAGCATCCGATCCTTTTTTGAGGGTGAGGGTTGGCCTATTTTGGTTACGATAGCGCTTGTGTTGAGCTTTCTATTTTGGGTAAGCTGTCTTGTCGGTATTGCTATCTTTTATTATCGCGACTATCGGTACCGCCTATATCATGCTAAAATATATCCTGTATTGCGAGATTTTATCTATGAACACATTTTGATTGATAATAGGAATAGCCATTATCCGGTGGATAAACTAGCGTTGGATCTTCATAAGCCGATCATTCAGAAAGTGGTCCGTCAAATATTGCATGAATATATTTTTACTATCGGTGGAGAGAAAGGAAAAAATATGCGGAGTTTATTTAATGAATTGGGCTTCGATAGAGAAGCGCAATACGAAATAAGACACGAGAGCCACCATGTGGCAGCCACAGTAAGATCTTTGGCCGATTTAGCATTGATGAAGGTCGAGATCCAGGATGCGGTTTTGACGCAGCTGATGAGTAGCCCACGCATTGAAATTCGGGTAGCGGCCTTTAAATATCTTTTGCAGGTGCGGGGTGAAATATCCTTCGATCAGGTTTTTTCTGGTATTGCAGGAATTACTGACCTGGATGCACTTGATATCTATCAAACAATTGTCTCAACCGACTATGTGGGATCTTACGTGTTCTCTCAATGGCTGGACGGCGCTCAATCTTTTTCAATCAATAGCCTTATGATGGACCTCATGGTCTATTACCAGCAATTAGATGAAGAAAAATTATGGCAGCTCATCGTTTCAGCTCAGGATGCTAAAACGCTACACAAAGCGATCAACTCATTGGGCAAACTCCTGGCGAGAGATAGCGAAAGTCGGTTAGTGGATTTTTACACCATCGAGCAGCCCTTAAATGTCAAGATAGAGATTGTAAAAGCATTGGGGCGTCTTGGTCAAGGAAAATCGATCGAACTTTTAGAGAACATCTTCAACGATAAAAGTACAGTATTGGCACTACGAAAACACGCTTATCGTTCCCTGCTCGCGCAAAAGCCTTACAGTGCATCAAGTTTACGTAAAATTGAAACTGCTGAAAATTTGGACGATTATAAGCTTATACGTTATGTTAGTCACCCTATGGTTCACTATATATAG
- a CDS encoding response regulator, translated as MENEKKRILVIEDNEILLSTMQFVLVREGYDLLLAKSGKEALSLVSDETIDLVITDLALPFANGYEIIDRIRKSSTNNQVPVIIISGYRDDNSIVEGFEVGANDYIKKPISPSELISRVRLRIGHA; from the coding sequence ATGGAGAACGAAAAAAAGAGAATTCTTGTTATCGAAGATAATGAAATTCTATTGAGCACAATGCAGTTTGTTCTTGTAAGAGAGGGGTATGACCTCTTACTGGCAAAGTCCGGTAAAGAAGCCCTTTCGCTGGTTTCGGATGAAACCATTGATTTGGTCATAACAGACCTGGCATTACCCTTTGCTAATGGCTACGAAATAATCGATCGCATTCGGAAAAGCAGTACGAATAATCAGGTGCCCGTTATTATTATTTCAGGCTATCGAGATGACAACAGCATTGTTGAAGGTTTCGAAGTAGGAGCCAACGATTATATCAAAAAACCTATTTCGCCGTCTGAACTGATATCCCGTGTACGATTAAGAATAGGTCATGCTTAG
- a CDS encoding NAD(P)H-dependent flavin oxidoreductase, which produces MQWSNQLTKSIGIEYPIIQAPMFGVTTPEMVIAASRAGALGSLSLGDLPPERCSELIRLTAENLKRPFAVNIFVNNIPKVSVDLRKQYSETKTFVEQLAAQHDLKVTLPELDSIHLTDYREQIDVIITHRCKVVSFTFGNLDTESIKRLKDNDVTLIGTCTSVAEAIALEESGIDIICVQGLEAGGHRGSFDETPIPAIGGLSLLPQVKEHVYVPLIYAGGLYNASTLHAAKLLGASGFQVGSLLLKSKESALLDFEKARLSSVKESEIVLTRSFSGRYARGIKNKFIEALDAAQKILPYPYQNKLTGELRRVARINRNADFVNIWTGQSMHSYSELSTADIIRSLIKEVEILHTSLVV; this is translated from the coding sequence ATGCAGTGGTCAAATCAACTCACAAAATCAATAGGTATTGAATATCCGATTATCCAAGCTCCAATGTTTGGTGTTACGACACCAGAAATGGTCATTGCAGCCTCGCGTGCTGGAGCGCTCGGTTCGTTATCTTTGGGTGATCTGCCGCCAGAACGTTGCAGCGAACTTATTCGTTTGACTGCCGAAAATCTAAAGCGGCCTTTCGCGGTCAATATTTTTGTCAATAATATTCCCAAGGTTTCAGTCGATTTAAGGAAACAGTATAGTGAAACAAAAACTTTCGTGGAGCAATTAGCCGCGCAGCACGACTTGAAAGTAACCTTACCCGAGCTTGATAGTATCCATTTGACCGATTACAGGGAACAGATTGACGTAATCATCACCCATCGGTGTAAAGTTGTGAGTTTTACGTTTGGAAATTTGGATACAGAAAGTATAAAACGATTGAAAGACAATGATGTTACTCTTATTGGTACATGCACCTCGGTGGCAGAAGCAATCGCTTTGGAAGAATCTGGCATTGACATCATCTGTGTACAGGGACTAGAAGCAGGAGGACATCGCGGAAGTTTTGACGAGACTCCAATACCGGCGATTGGCGGACTTTCACTTCTACCGCAGGTAAAAGAGCATGTCTATGTTCCCCTTATTTATGCCGGTGGTTTATACAATGCTAGTACGTTGCATGCTGCAAAGCTCTTAGGTGCCAGTGGCTTCCAGGTGGGTAGTTTATTACTCAAATCTAAGGAGAGCGCGCTCCTGGACTTTGAAAAAGCGCGTCTTTCAAGCGTTAAGGAATCAGAGATCGTATTAACGAGGAGCTTTTCAGGGCGCTACGCCAGAGGTATAAAAAATAAATTCATTGAAGCTTTAGACGCCGCTCAAAAGATTTTGCCCTATCCTTATCAAAATAAACTCACAGGCGAATTAAGAAGAGTAGCAAGGATAAATAGAAATGCTGATTTTGTCAACATTTGGACCGGACAATCGATGCATTCTTACAGTGAACTTTCTACTGCAGATATTATACGTTCCTTGATCAAAGAAGTTGAAATTTTACATACTAGTTTAGTTGTTTAA
- a CDS encoding 2-hydroxyacid dehydrogenase — MKIAFFSTKPYDKLFFEQENSAYGFQFNFFETHLGPHIVNAIEDEKVVCAFVNDKLNRQVIEVLAQKGVELIALRCAGFNNVDLEAAKEFGIQVCRVPAYSPEAVAEHTMAMLLTLNRKTHKAYNRVREQNFALNGLLGFNLHQKKIGVIGTGKIGKAFIKIALGFGAEIIAYDLYPDQQLTTQGVNYKSLDELFKESDIISLHCPLTSENHYLINSESLGKMKDGVTIINTSRGNLINTQDVIKALKERKIGLLGIDVYEQEEKLFFKDLSTTIIEDETIQLLMSYPNVLVTAHQAFFTTEALTEISQRTLRSISDLSTKGITDAEVML; from the coding sequence ATGAAAATTGCCTTCTTTTCGACTAAACCCTACGACAAATTATTCTTTGAACAGGAAAACAGCGCTTACGGATTTCAGTTTAATTTTTTTGAAACGCATTTAGGTCCACATATTGTCAATGCTATTGAAGATGAGAAAGTGGTCTGCGCATTTGTCAATGATAAACTAAACCGACAAGTGATTGAAGTACTTGCTCAAAAAGGTGTCGAACTGATTGCATTACGCTGTGCTGGTTTTAACAATGTTGACCTGGAGGCGGCAAAGGAGTTTGGCATTCAGGTATGTCGGGTCCCGGCTTATTCCCCAGAAGCAGTTGCAGAGCATACAATGGCAATGTTATTGACATTGAATCGTAAAACCCATAAAGCCTATAACCGCGTAAGGGAGCAAAATTTTGCACTGAATGGCCTTTTAGGATTTAATCTTCATCAGAAAAAAATTGGCGTTATTGGAACGGGGAAAATTGGAAAGGCCTTTATCAAAATTGCATTGGGATTTGGGGCAGAAATAATTGCCTATGACTTATATCCCGATCAGCAGCTTACAACACAGGGTGTCAATTACAAATCATTGGATGAGCTCTTCAAAGAATCAGATATCATTTCACTTCATTGTCCCCTAACCTCCGAGAACCACTACCTCATCAATAGCGAGTCATTGGGGAAAATGAAAGATGGCGTTACTATTATTAATACAAGCAGAGGCAATCTGATCAACACCCAAGATGTCATTAAAGCACTCAAAGAACGAAAAATTGGTTTACTGGGTATTGATGTCTATGAACAGGAGGAAAAGTTGTTTTTTAAAGACTTATCGACAACAATTATTGAAGATGAAACAATACAATTATTGATGAGTTATCCGAATGTCTTAGTGACGGCACACCAAGCTTTTTTCACCACAGAAGCATTAACCGAAATTTCGCAAAGAACACTAAGGAGCATCTCAGACCTATCAACCAAAGGAATCACTGACGCCGAGGTCATGCTTTAA
- a CDS encoding winged helix-turn-helix transcriptional regulator translates to MKEKKSENFGACCDVNGIFKIIGGKWKVLLIKAVAKQCPKRFGELRREMEDLAQTTLTVQLRELERDGILCRQIYAESPPRVEYKLSELGKTLLPVIERLDEWWSDYKRERG, encoded by the coding sequence ATGAAGGAAAAAAAAAGTGAAAATTTTGGAGCCTGTTGTGATGTCAACGGAATTTTTAAGATAATTGGCGGAAAATGGAAAGTTTTGCTCATTAAGGCTGTTGCCAAACAATGCCCCAAAAGATTTGGAGAACTACGGCGGGAAATGGAAGATCTGGCGCAAACGACCTTGACCGTTCAACTCCGTGAGCTCGAACGTGATGGTATTTTATGTAGACAGATTTATGCTGAATCTCCACCACGTGTGGAGTATAAACTTAGCGAATTAGGTAAAACTTTACTGCCGGTCATTGAAAGACTTGATGAGTGGTGGTCTGATTACAAACGCGAAAGGGGATAG
- a CDS encoding MFS transporter → MRFQIKDLLHIFLLSTGIFLFVIDLFIINVSLPTVQHALHLRNSDTQWIIILYIIGYTSLLINAGNAGNHYGKKKLYLIGMAGFTVASLLCGLADNLYILLAGRLIQGISSGLMVPQGIALITLRFENPEKRSMALGIYGSIAGIASVIGQLLGGILPDQTWINESWRLIFLINVPIGVVACFAVYRYTANDQVYVKSAVSFKPMVTLFTLLMGIIFPLIMGPDLKWPIWSLLVLGTTLVFVLLFLKKQRKLEKMGYPSVLNFALFNNRVFNLGLLAALAYYMVQDAYFIINSNYLQNQKNYTATMTGIAFVYQGIGYVLASIMVSKLIQRHGKIVVLYGLGIMILGLIAHLFIFNTMLLNSYQVHTLFFFYGIGCGSVLPALMTLALKDLNEKLISVGSAIYLTIQQLSICLGITFIVGVFLHQKENKFFIWQHISSAYGYSIALSVILLLFVLGFIAYLPSQKVK, encoded by the coding sequence ATGCGCTTTCAAATTAAGGATCTACTTCATATTTTCCTCCTTTCAACGGGTATATTTCTTTTCGTCATCGATCTTTTTATCATTAATGTTTCTCTTCCCACGGTTCAACATGCGCTACATCTACGCAATAGTGATACGCAATGGATCATAATACTATATATCATTGGTTACACAAGTCTTCTAATCAATGCAGGGAATGCCGGAAATCATTATGGAAAGAAGAAATTATATTTAATTGGCATGGCTGGTTTTACAGTAGCCTCTCTTTTATGTGGCTTAGCCGATAATCTTTACATTTTATTGGCCGGAAGATTGATCCAAGGGATTAGTTCTGGATTGATGGTTCCACAGGGTATCGCATTGATCACCTTACGTTTTGAAAATCCCGAGAAGAGATCAATGGCATTGGGTATTTATGGGAGTATAGCAGGCATCGCTTCTGTCATCGGTCAATTATTGGGAGGAATACTTCCCGACCAGACCTGGATAAATGAAAGCTGGCGTCTTATCTTTTTAATTAATGTTCCCATTGGGGTGGTCGCCTGCTTTGCTGTCTATCGTTATACAGCTAACGATCAAGTCTACGTTAAATCCGCTGTTTCTTTTAAACCAATGGTAACATTATTTACGCTTTTAATGGGAATAATTTTTCCATTAATCATGGGGCCTGACTTGAAATGGCCAATATGGTCACTGCTGGTCCTGGGAACAACGCTTGTTTTTGTCCTGCTATTTCTAAAAAAACAGCGTAAATTAGAAAAGATGGGCTATCCTAGCGTACTCAATTTCGCCTTATTCAATAATCGGGTTTTCAATTTGGGTCTGCTGGCCGCATTAGCCTACTATATGGTACAGGACGCTTATTTTATCATAAATTCCAATTACCTTCAAAATCAAAAGAATTATACAGCAACAATGACCGGAATTGCCTTTGTTTATCAAGGTATAGGTTATGTATTGGCAAGCATTATGGTCAGCAAGTTGATACAGCGTCATGGAAAAATTGTGGTGCTTTATGGATTAGGCATCATGATTTTGGGATTGATTGCACATCTTTTCATTTTTAATACGATGCTTTTAAATAGCTACCAAGTACATACCCTGTTCTTTTTTTACGGCATTGGTTGCGGTAGTGTACTACCTGCATTAATGACTCTTGCCTTAAAAGACCTCAATGAAAAATTAATTTCCGTCGGATCTGCCATCTATCTTACGATACAACAATTATCAATATGCCTGGGAATAACATTTATCGTCGGTGTATTTCTACATCAAAAAGAAAATAAATTTTTCATTTGGCAGCATATTTCATCAGCTTATGGCTACTCGATCGCACTATCGGTCATATTGCTCTTATTTGTCCTAGGTTTTATAGCTTATTTACCTTCACAAAAGGTAAAATAG